The proteins below come from a single Gemmatimonadaceae bacterium genomic window:
- a CDS encoding porin — protein sequence MRFAGFADVYHAWDANRPAVRDRAFTTQPARHNEFNVNLAFVEGVLSGPRLRGRIALQAGTSVQSNYAGEPRNGSVSGPDLARHIQEAVVGMHVGGTVWVDAGIYFSHIGGESWISRDNLTYTRSLKAEYSPYYQSGAKVTWQPSPTITAQVNIVNGWQNISETNGDKAAGARVDWAPSGRATVSLYNFIGNERPDSAASQLRVFHGASVKLAPSERLTIVGTFDVGVQGSASWYGTALLTRWQPTAAVALVGRIERYDDPQQVIVQTGTSDPFRASGGSIGVDVAASARVRWRSEVRALGATREVFPDRGGASRMNAVVVTSLAATF from the coding sequence GTGAGGTTCGCAGGCTTCGCCGACGTCTACCACGCGTGGGACGCCAACCGGCCAGCGGTCCGCGATCGCGCCTTCACCACGCAGCCTGCGCGTCACAACGAGTTCAATGTAAATCTTGCCTTCGTCGAGGGCGTACTCAGCGGACCGCGCTTGCGCGGACGCATCGCCCTGCAGGCGGGCACGAGCGTTCAGTCGAACTACGCCGGCGAGCCGCGCAACGGGAGTGTCAGCGGACCGGACCTGGCGCGGCATATCCAGGAGGCGGTGGTTGGCATGCACGTGGGTGGCACCGTGTGGGTCGACGCCGGGATCTACTTCTCGCACATCGGCGGCGAGTCGTGGATCTCCCGGGACAACCTCACCTATACGCGCTCGCTCAAGGCCGAGTATTCGCCGTACTATCAGTCGGGCGCCAAGGTCACCTGGCAGCCGTCACCAACGATCACCGCGCAGGTCAACATCGTGAATGGGTGGCAGAACATCTCCGAGACCAATGGCGACAAGGCCGCGGGCGCCCGCGTCGACTGGGCGCCATCGGGCCGCGCGACGGTCTCGCTGTACAACTTCATCGGCAACGAACGTCCGGACTCCGCGGCGTCGCAGCTCCGCGTGTTCCACGGCGCGAGTGTGAAGCTCGCCCCGAGCGAGCGTCTGACGATCGTCGGGACGTTCGATGTCGGCGTGCAGGGTTCGGCCTCCTGGTACGGAACCGCGCTGCTCACGCGCTGGCAGCCGACCGCCGCCGTCGCCCTGGTCGGGCGCATCGAGCGCTACGACGATCCGCAACAGGTGATCGTGCAGACCGGGACGTCGGATCCGTTCCGGGCGAGCGGGGGTTCCATTGGCGTCGACGTCGCCGCGTCCGCGCGCGTGCGGTGGCGCTCGGAGGTCCGCGCGCTCGGCGCGACACGCGAGGTGTTTCCCGATCGAGGGGGCGCGTCGCGCATGAATGCCGTCGTCGTGACGTCACTCGCCGCCACCTTCTGA
- a CDS encoding HAMP domain-containing histidine kinase, with amino-acid sequence MMSVGRRLTLSLMPAMIGLAITVGLAYYGEHERRPPEWFVIVALISAVASSVLAWAVTRHVARRLERLADWRRDGDGALRRAALALGDDVAPSRPNRSRDELETIERIVDRLVEAYERTSVDNTRLATQLEATREEWSRLVQETSGEVVQQLEQVRLPLHILLENHFGDLNENQEEMLGAARGAAEQADHAALRLRDLAAFDLGNLPLRRDAVHLADLLATIVPGLEAEAARRGIPLEVHVAPALPTLPGDRGRLHEALQALLLDTVHRATGRVCVDVDRSGGSVVMTVTGATAMPGAGLGALVRRVVAAHGGSLEWADAPAGLRLVLTGSGAP; translated from the coding sequence ATGATGTCCGTGGGCCGCCGTCTCACGCTCTCGCTGATGCCGGCGATGATCGGGCTCGCGATCACCGTGGGTCTGGCCTACTACGGTGAACACGAGCGCCGGCCGCCGGAGTGGTTCGTGATCGTGGCGCTGATCTCTGCGGTGGCGTCGAGTGTTCTGGCGTGGGCGGTCACTCGTCACGTCGCGCGACGCCTGGAGCGACTCGCCGACTGGCGGCGCGATGGTGACGGTGCCCTCAGGCGCGCGGCCCTGGCCCTCGGCGACGACGTGGCGCCCTCCCGCCCGAACCGATCGCGGGACGAACTCGAAACCATCGAGCGCATCGTCGATCGCCTCGTGGAGGCCTACGAACGAACGTCGGTCGACAACACACGGCTTGCAACGCAGCTGGAAGCGACCCGCGAAGAGTGGTCGCGACTGGTACAGGAGACCTCGGGCGAGGTCGTGCAGCAGCTGGAACAGGTGCGCTTGCCCCTGCACATTCTGCTCGAGAACCACTTCGGTGACCTCAACGAGAACCAGGAGGAGATGCTGGGCGCTGCACGCGGCGCCGCAGAGCAGGCCGACCACGCGGCCCTGCGGCTCCGGGACCTGGCCGCCTTCGACCTGGGCAACTTGCCGCTGCGGCGCGATGCCGTGCATCTGGCCGATCTGCTGGCGACGATCGTGCCGGGGCTCGAGGCAGAAGCGGCGCGTCGAGGCATCCCGCTGGAGGTCCATGTCGCGCCCGCGCTGCCGACTTTGCCCGGCGATCGCGGACGCCTGCATGAGGCGCTGCAGGCCCTGCTGCTCGACACCGTGCACCGCGCGACCGGGCGTGTGTGCGTCGACGTCGATCGCTCGGGCGGATCGGTGGTCATGACGGTGACCGGAGCGACGGCCATGCCGGGTGCGGGTCTCGGAGCCCTGGTGCGACGCGTGGTGGCCGCGCACGGGGGGAGTCTGGAGTGGGCCGATGCGCCAGCCGGGCTGCGACTCGTCCTGACGGGGAGCGGCGCACCCTAG
- the kdpC gene encoding potassium-transporting ATPase subunit KdpC, with product MRSHLRPALVLTLVLCAITGLLYPGVVTALAQLLFPYQANGSLIVVDGRNVGSALIGQSFARPGYFHPRPSAAGAGYDATASAGTNKGPTDRKLADTLVVAAIDEAVARDGAIRGQVPADRATHSASGLDPHISPANAQMQVARVATARGVDSAAVRAVVDRTTEGRQFGVFGEPRVNVLRLNLAIDSTFPAGGRSQ from the coding sequence ATGCGCTCACATCTTCGACCAGCCCTCGTGCTCACGCTCGTGCTCTGTGCCATCACCGGGCTTCTGTATCCCGGCGTCGTCACGGCGCTCGCCCAGCTGCTCTTTCCCTACCAGGCCAATGGTTCGTTGATCGTGGTCGACGGACGCAATGTCGGCAGCGCGCTCATCGGGCAGTCCTTCGCGCGGCCAGGTTACTTCCATCCCCGCCCCTCGGCCGCCGGCGCCGGCTACGACGCGACCGCGTCGGCGGGAACGAACAAGGGACCCACCGACCGCAAGCTCGCCGACACGCTCGTGGTCGCCGCCATCGATGAGGCAGTGGCACGCGATGGAGCCATCAGGGGCCAGGTGCCCGCCGATCGCGCCACGCACTCGGCGTCGGGCCTGGATCCACACATCTCGCCGGCCAACGCGCAGATGCAGGTCGCGCGGGTGGCGACCGCTCGCGGTGTGGACAGTGCCGCCGTGCGAGCGGTCGTCGATCGCACAACCGAAGGAAGGCAGTTCGGCGTCTTCGGCGAGCCGCGGGTGAACGTCCTCAGGCTCAACCTGGCCATCGACAGCACGTTCCCGGCGGGAGGGCGCTCGCAATGA
- a CDS encoding DUF4118 domain-containing protein — protein MQIRSRMALHAAVIVGVTLLMLPLRERLDKAHVTLAYLLAVLIASADGGRRIGLLSASLAFLTFNWFFLPPYGTLIIAEPLDWFVLASFLVTSIVASHLFHRVQREAEEARARTREVSSLATVGTEAMRAPRAEGALQSLAEGARVILEADRCTVVVNGIDAGAPALRVVGGSGSAEPLTMAADRGTGVATLPDDASRLFPLALADAGHPLDGCTIVRIALPLSSHERGIGSVTFDLPTPRIVTPELRRVLGALHYYIALGADRWRLEGASEHVEALREADRLKNAVLASVSHDLRTPLTTISALAHDLGTLGDERSEIIAQEAARLNRFVSDLLDVSRLTAGGVRVHPEVVPVEDLLAAALQQVEGAFADRRIQVRMEAGDPLLLGRFDPVQSVRIIVNLLENAHKYAPTGTLIDLVARRDDGYVVIEVGDRGPGIPPDEVDRIFAPLYRPAGSRPDAGSAGLGLAIARGFAEAQGGSVRYRPRDAGGSVFEVTLPVAGL, from the coding sequence ATGCAGATCCGCTCCCGCATGGCCCTGCACGCGGCCGTCATCGTTGGTGTGACGCTGCTCATGCTTCCCCTGCGCGAGCGGCTCGACAAGGCGCATGTGACGCTGGCCTACCTGCTCGCGGTGCTCATCGCGTCAGCCGATGGAGGTCGGCGTATCGGACTGCTGTCGGCTTCGCTCGCGTTCCTGACGTTCAACTGGTTCTTCCTTCCGCCGTACGGCACGCTGATCATCGCCGAGCCGCTCGACTGGTTCGTGCTGGCGAGCTTTCTCGTCACGAGCATCGTGGCGTCTCACCTCTTTCACCGGGTGCAGCGTGAAGCGGAAGAAGCTCGTGCGCGCACGCGCGAGGTGTCGTCGCTGGCCACCGTCGGCACGGAGGCGATGCGGGCGCCGCGCGCCGAGGGCGCGTTGCAGTCACTCGCCGAAGGCGCGCGCGTCATCCTGGAGGCGGATCGCTGCACCGTCGTCGTCAACGGAATCGATGCGGGCGCGCCGGCGCTGCGCGTCGTTGGAGGCAGCGGCTCTGCCGAGCCCCTGACGATGGCCGCTGATCGCGGCACGGGTGTCGCCACACTCCCGGACGATGCCTCGCGACTCTTTCCGCTCGCACTGGCCGATGCCGGACATCCCCTCGACGGATGCACGATCGTCAGGATCGCGCTGCCGCTCTCCTCGCACGAGCGCGGGATCGGCTCGGTAACGTTCGACCTGCCGACGCCCCGGATCGTCACGCCGGAGCTGCGCCGCGTGCTGGGTGCGCTCCATTACTACATCGCACTCGGCGCCGATCGATGGCGGCTCGAAGGTGCGTCGGAGCATGTCGAGGCGCTTCGTGAGGCGGATCGGCTCAAGAACGCGGTGCTCGCGTCCGTCTCGCACGATCTTCGGACCCCGCTCACCACCATCAGCGCGCTCGCACACGACCTTGGTACGCTGGGCGATGAGCGATCGGAGATCATCGCCCAGGAGGCCGCGCGGCTCAATCGATTCGTGAGCGACCTGCTCGACGTCTCGCGCCTCACGGCCGGTGGTGTGCGCGTGCATCCCGAGGTGGTCCCGGTGGAAGATCTCCTGGCAGCTGCGCTGCAGCAGGTCGAAGGCGCGTTCGCCGATCGTCGCATTCAGGTTCGGATGGAGGCCGGTGATCCGCTGTTGCTCGGCAGGTTCGATCCCGTGCAATCGGTGCGCATCATCGTCAACCTGCTCGAAAACGCGCACAAATACGCGCCGACCGGGACACTGATCGACCTGGTCGCGCGGCGCGATGACGGGTACGTGGTGATCGAGGTCGGTGATCGCGGTCCGGGCATTCCGCCCGACGAGGTGGATCGCATTTTCGCGCCGCTCTATCGTCCCGCAGGTTCGCGACCGGATGCCGGCAGTGCGGGCCTTGGCCTCGCGATCGCGCGCGGCTTTGCCGAAGCGCAGGGCGGGTCGGTTCGCTATCGGCCGCGCGATGCGGGCGGCAGCGTGTTCGAGGTGACGTTGCCCGTCGCTGGTCTGTAG
- a CDS encoding response regulator transcription factor: MKSHAPPLLIVDDEPQIRRAVGRALASITDTTLEAATGAEAIDLAAAVAPALVVLDLGLPDMDGVEVCRRIRAWSDVPVLVLTARHQEESTVEALDAGADDYVTKPFRPPELLARARALLRRTRQGNPAASAVVTAGALTIDVGARTVTRNGTAVHLTPTEWELLVVLATHAGRVFTHQHLFATVWKGREFGDAQAHLRVHLAHLRRKLEEDPVRPRHLVTELGVGYRFVP; encoded by the coding sequence GTGAAATCACACGCGCCTCCCCTGCTCATCGTCGACGATGAGCCGCAGATCCGCCGGGCCGTCGGGCGCGCGCTCGCCTCGATCACAGACACGACGCTCGAGGCGGCAACCGGCGCCGAGGCGATCGACCTCGCCGCGGCGGTGGCGCCGGCGCTGGTCGTCCTCGACCTGGGGCTGCCAGACATGGACGGCGTCGAGGTGTGTCGCCGCATTCGAGCGTGGAGCGACGTGCCCGTGCTCGTCCTGACCGCGCGGCACCAGGAAGAGTCGACCGTCGAGGCGCTCGACGCCGGCGCCGACGACTACGTGACCAAGCCGTTCCGTCCGCCCGAACTGCTTGCCCGCGCGCGCGCGCTCCTCCGGCGCACACGCCAGGGCAATCCGGCCGCTTCGGCCGTCGTGACGGCCGGCGCTCTCACCATCGACGTTGGTGCCCGCACCGTCACGCGCAACGGGACGGCCGTGCACCTCACGCCCACCGAGTGGGAGCTGCTCGTCGTCCTGGCGACGCACGCGGGCCGTGTGTTCACGCACCAGCACCTGTTTGCGACCGTATGGAAGGGCCGGGAGTTCGGCGACGCGCAGGCGCACCTGCGCGTACACCTGGCGCACCTTCGTCGCAAGCTCGAGGAGGATCCCGTGCGCCCGCGTCACCTGGTCACGGAGCTGGGCGTTGGCTACCGCTTCGTCCCCTGA
- a CDS encoding universal stress protein, translating to MSIEPPREPDAGGSTTSFVEILRRRERGRLKVYIGSAAGTGKTYRMLQEAHELMRRGIDVVVGFIETHGRAETEAQIGNLEVVPRRSIEYRGVVLEELDLDGVIRRRPQVALVDELAHTNVPGSGHRKRWQDVLSLLDEGITVISAVNVQHLESLNDVLQRTLGVTVRETVPDWVVDAADQVVNLDISAEDLRQRLMDGRIYPAEKVPAALANFFTDENLATLRELALREVASSVDRTREEIVRREEGAREPRAVDRLLVAMSSDPERSRVLLRKGSRIAGRLNSDWYCLWVETPGESPDRIDATRQRKLVDAIQFAQTLGGEFVKVHAPDVAAAILREARARGVTLVVVGQGHTRWWSRLMGTSIVGRLVQNADGIDVLVASADDEARP from the coding sequence ATGTCGATCGAGCCGCCTCGTGAACCCGACGCCGGAGGTTCGACGACGTCGTTCGTCGAGATCCTGCGTCGTCGTGAGCGCGGCCGGCTCAAGGTCTACATCGGCTCGGCAGCCGGGACCGGAAAGACATACCGGATGCTGCAGGAGGCGCACGAACTGATGCGCCGGGGGATCGACGTGGTCGTCGGGTTCATCGAGACCCATGGCCGCGCCGAGACCGAGGCGCAGATCGGCAACCTCGAGGTGGTCCCGAGGCGCTCCATCGAATATCGCGGCGTGGTACTCGAGGAACTGGACCTCGACGGCGTGATCCGACGACGCCCCCAGGTGGCGCTGGTCGATGAACTGGCGCACACCAACGTGCCCGGTTCCGGCCATCGCAAGCGGTGGCAGGACGTGCTGTCGCTGCTCGATGAAGGCATCACCGTGATCTCGGCGGTCAACGTGCAGCACCTCGAGTCGCTCAACGATGTGTTGCAGCGCACCCTCGGTGTCACCGTGCGCGAGACCGTGCCTGACTGGGTCGTCGACGCCGCCGATCAGGTGGTGAACCTGGACATTTCCGCTGAAGATCTGCGGCAACGGCTGATGGACGGCCGCATCTACCCGGCCGAGAAGGTTCCCGCAGCGCTGGCCAACTTCTTCACGGACGAGAACCTCGCGACACTGCGCGAGCTGGCCCTGCGTGAAGTCGCCAGCTCCGTGGATCGCACGCGTGAGGAGATCGTGCGCCGCGAAGAGGGCGCTCGCGAGCCGCGCGCGGTCGATCGGCTGCTCGTCGCCATGTCGTCCGATCCCGAGCGGAGTCGCGTGCTCCTTCGCAAGGGCAGTCGCATTGCCGGTCGACTCAACAGCGACTGGTACTGCCTGTGGGTCGAGACTCCAGGCGAGTCCCCCGACCGCATCGACGCCACCCGACAGCGCAAGCTCGTCGACGCGATCCAGTTCGCGCAGACGCTTGGCGGCGAGTTCGTGAAGGTGCACGCGCCCGACGTCGCGGCCGCCATCCTTCGTGAGGCGCGCGCGCGCGGCGTGACGCTGGTGGTCGTCGGCCAGGGTCACACCCGATGGTGGTCTCGCCTGATGGGGACCTCGATCGTGGGGAGGCTGGTGCAGAACGCGGACGGGATCGACGTGCTGGTGGCGTCGGCCGATGACGAGGCGCGTCCATGA
- the kdpA gene encoding potassium-transporting ATPase subunit KdpA: MTANGWAQIALFAVALLALTKPLGWYLVRVYDGTTRWLAPVERVIYRVAGIDPDERQHWTRYAASLLVFSAASMLLTYVMLRWQHWMPLNPQGFPALPPRQAFETAASFTTNTNWQSYAGESTMSYWSQMTQLAFHNFVSAAVGMAAAVAFVRAIAGNPRAAVQASAARPTIGNFWVDTVRGTLYVLLPLSLVLALVFVQQGALQNFAGYLDLTTLEGARQVLPMGPVASQESIKLLGTNGGGFFNANSAHPFENPTPWSNYWQMLAIFAIPSAMTWMLGRMVRRQAHGWALWAAMFALFMAGVTTTWWAEARGNPIHAARGIDVVATASNPGGNMEGKEVRFGVAASALFATVTTDASCGAVNAMHDSFTPIGGLAPMVNMQLGELIFGGVGSGLYGMLIMVVLTVFLAGLMVGRTPEYLGKKIRAREVQMAMLYILAFPATILILTALSVVVAPGLAGLSNQGPHGLSEVLYAFSSAAGNNGSAFAGLTGSTTYYNTLLGLAMLVGRFALIVPMLALAGHLAAQAPAPEGPGTFPVTTPLFVVLLVAVILIVGALTFFPALALGPIVEHLAMSAGQLF, translated from the coding sequence ATGACCGCCAATGGCTGGGCGCAAATCGCCCTTTTCGCCGTCGCACTCCTCGCGCTCACGAAGCCCCTGGGGTGGTATCTCGTGCGCGTCTACGACGGCACGACGCGCTGGCTCGCGCCCGTCGAGCGCGTGATCTATCGCGTTGCCGGGATCGACCCCGACGAGCGGCAGCACTGGACGCGGTACGCGGCATCGCTCCTGGTGTTCAGCGCCGCATCGATGCTGCTCACCTATGTGATGCTCCGGTGGCAGCACTGGATGCCGCTCAACCCCCAGGGGTTTCCGGCGCTACCTCCTCGCCAGGCGTTCGAAACGGCGGCGTCGTTCACGACCAACACCAACTGGCAGTCGTACGCCGGTGAGTCGACCATGTCGTACTGGTCGCAGATGACGCAGCTCGCCTTTCACAACTTCGTCTCGGCGGCCGTTGGCATGGCGGCAGCGGTCGCATTCGTGCGCGCCATCGCGGGCAACCCGCGCGCGGCCGTCCAGGCCTCCGCGGCTCGACCCACCATTGGCAACTTCTGGGTCGACACCGTGCGCGGCACGCTGTACGTGCTGTTGCCGCTGTCGCTCGTCCTCGCGCTCGTCTTCGTGCAGCAGGGTGCGCTTCAGAACTTCGCCGGGTACCTCGACCTCACGACGCTCGAAGGTGCCCGCCAGGTCCTCCCCATGGGACCGGTGGCATCGCAGGAGTCGATCAAGTTGCTGGGCACCAACGGCGGCGGGTTCTTCAACGCCAATTCTGCGCACCCGTTCGAAAACCCAACACCCTGGTCCAACTATTGGCAGATGCTGGCGATCTTTGCCATTCCGTCGGCCATGACGTGGATGCTCGGTCGCATGGTGCGCCGGCAGGCCCACGGCTGGGCGTTGTGGGCGGCAATGTTCGCCCTGTTCATGGCCGGCGTGACCACGACGTGGTGGGCCGAGGCGCGCGGGAATCCCATCCACGCGGCCCGGGGCATCGACGTCGTCGCCACGGCATCGAACCCGGGCGGCAACATGGAGGGCAAGGAGGTCCGCTTCGGCGTCGCCGCCTCGGCGCTGTTTGCCACGGTGACCACCGACGCGTCGTGCGGCGCCGTCAACGCGATGCATGACTCGTTCACCCCGATCGGCGGGCTCGCGCCGATGGTGAACATGCAGCTGGGCGAGCTGATCTTCGGCGGCGTGGGCTCGGGGCTCTACGGCATGCTCATCATGGTGGTGCTCACGGTCTTTCTCGCCGGACTCATGGTCGGGCGGACACCCGAATACCTGGGCAAGAAGATCCGGGCCCGTGAGGTGCAGATGGCGATGCTCTACATCCTTGCGTTTCCCGCGACGATCCTGATCCTCACCGCGCTTTCCGTCGTCGTTGCGCCGGGGCTGGCAGGCCTCAGCAACCAGGGGCCGCACGGGTTGAGCGAGGTGCTGTACGCCTTCTCGTCGGCGGCAGGCAACAACGGAAGTGCGTTTGCCGGGCTCACCGGTTCGACGACGTACTACAACACGCTGCTTGGGCTGGCCATGCTCGTCGGTCGGTTTGCGCTCATCGTGCCGATGCTCGCGCTGGCTGGCCACCTGGCCGCGCAGGCACCGGCGCCGGAGGGCCCCGGGACTTTCCCCGTCACCACCCCGCTGTTCGTGGTGCTCCTGGTCGCCGTGATCCTCATCGTCGGCGCCCTCACCTTCTTTCCCGCGCTCGCGCTCGGGCCGATCGTCGAGCACCTCGCGATGTCGGCCGGGCAGCTCTTCTGA
- the kdpF gene encoding K(+)-transporting ATPase subunit F — protein MNAESATGIAIAIALMAYLVYSLLRPERF, from the coding sequence ATGAACGCCGAATCGGCCACGGGCATCGCCATCGCGATAGCCCTCATGGCGTACCTGGTCTACTCGCTGCTGCGACCGGAGCGATTCTGA
- the kdpB gene encoding potassium-transporting ATPase subunit KdpB: MTTSARPLFERAIVWRAMRDAFVKLHPRTMVRNPVMFVVEVGSVLTTLVFVRDAATGAPDLAFTGQLAAWLWFTVLFANFAEAMAEGRGKAQADTLRAARTQTRAKRVDDPNDRQHYYWVSASELERGAIVLCEPGDIIPGDGEVIEGVASVDESAITGESAPVIRESGGDRSAVTGGTRVLSDWILVRITADPGATFLDRMIALVEGASRQKTPNEVALTILLSGLTIVFLLAVVTLRPLAHYSGTSVTTPVLVALLVCLIPTTIGGLLSAIGIAGMDRMIQQNVMAMSGRAVEAAGDVNTLLLDKTGTITLGNRQATDFIPVADVTHAHLARAAELASMADETPEGRSIVSLARGATGSAAQVTHAAPLEAEHRFIPFSATTRMSGVDTRDTELRKGAGDAVAQWVTANGGRVAPALPAIVERIAREGGTPLVVAERARTPGATARVLGVVHLKDIVKAGMRERFDRFRAMGIRTVMITGDNPLTAAAIALEAGVDDFLAEARPEDKMALIRREQAGGRLVAMTGDGTNDAPALAQADVGLAMNTGTQAAKEAGNMIDLDSDPTKLIEVVEIGKQLLMTRGALTTFSIANDVAKYFAIIPAMFIAAFPTLQAINVMQLHSARSAILASVIFNALIIVALIPLALRGVRYRPARASVILRRNLVIYGVGGLVVPFIGIKALDLLLVALGVI; the protein is encoded by the coding sequence ATGACCACGTCTGCTCGCCCCCTCTTCGAGCGCGCCATCGTGTGGCGCGCCATGCGAGACGCATTCGTCAAGCTCCACCCGCGCACGATGGTGCGGAACCCGGTGATGTTCGTCGTCGAAGTCGGCAGTGTATTGACGACGCTCGTCTTCGTGCGCGACGCGGCCACCGGCGCGCCCGACCTCGCCTTCACCGGCCAGCTCGCCGCTTGGCTGTGGTTCACGGTGCTCTTCGCCAACTTTGCCGAAGCCATGGCCGAGGGCCGCGGCAAGGCCCAGGCGGACACGCTGCGCGCGGCACGGACCCAGACCCGCGCAAAGCGGGTCGATGACCCCAACGACCGGCAGCACTACTACTGGGTCTCGGCCTCCGAACTCGAGCGCGGCGCGATCGTGCTGTGCGAGCCAGGCGACATCATCCCCGGCGACGGCGAAGTCATCGAGGGCGTTGCCTCGGTCGACGAGTCGGCGATCACCGGCGAATCCGCGCCCGTGATCCGCGAGTCGGGCGGCGACCGCTCGGCGGTGACCGGCGGCACCAGGGTGCTCTCCGACTGGATCCTCGTGCGCATCACGGCCGACCCCGGCGCCACGTTCCTCGATCGCATGATCGCGCTCGTCGAGGGTGCCTCGCGCCAGAAGACGCCCAACGAGGTGGCGCTCACCATCCTGCTCTCCGGACTCACCATCGTGTTCCTGCTGGCCGTGGTGACCCTGCGGCCGCTCGCGCACTACTCGGGCACGAGCGTCACGACGCCGGTGCTGGTTGCTCTGCTCGTTTGCCTCATTCCGACGACCATCGGTGGCCTGCTGTCCGCGATCGGCATCGCCGGCATGGACCGCATGATCCAGCAGAACGTGATGGCGATGAGCGGGCGTGCCGTCGAGGCGGCCGGCGACGTGAACACGCTCCTGCTCGACAAGACCGGCACCATCACGCTGGGCAATCGGCAGGCGACCGATTTCATTCCGGTCGCCGACGTGACCCACGCCCACCTCGCCCGTGCCGCCGAGCTCGCGTCGATGGCGGACGAGACGCCGGAAGGCCGCAGCATCGTGAGCCTCGCGCGCGGGGCGACAGGGAGCGCCGCGCAGGTGACCCATGCGGCGCCGTTGGAAGCCGAACACCGCTTCATCCCTTTCAGCGCGACGACGCGCATGAGCGGCGTCGACACGCGCGACACCGAATTGCGAAAAGGCGCCGGCGATGCGGTGGCGCAGTGGGTCACGGCGAATGGAGGCCGGGTCGCGCCCGCCTTGCCAGCGATCGTCGAGCGGATCGCGCGCGAGGGCGGCACCCCGCTCGTCGTCGCCGAACGCGCGCGCACCCCAGGGGCCACCGCGCGCGTCCTCGGCGTCGTCCATCTCAAGGACATTGTGAAGGCCGGCATGCGTGAGCGGTTCGATCGCTTTCGCGCGATGGGCATCCGCACCGTGATGATCACCGGTGACAACCCGCTCACGGCCGCCGCCATCGCGCTGGAGGCCGGCGTCGATGACTTCCTCGCCGAGGCGCGGCCCGAGGACAAGATGGCGCTGATCCGTCGCGAGCAGGCCGGCGGCCGCCTGGTGGCGATGACCGGTGACGGCACCAACGATGCGCCGGCGCTCGCCCAGGCCGATGTCGGACTCGCGATGAACACCGGCACGCAAGCCGCCAAGGAAGCCGGGAACATGATCGACCTCGACTCGGATCCCACGAAACTCATCGAAGTGGTGGAGATCGGGAAGCAGCTGCTCATGACCCGCGGCGCGCTGACCACGTTCTCGATCGCCAACGACGTCGCCAAGTACTTCGCGATCATCCCGGCCATGTTCATCGCTGCGTTCCCGACGCTCCAGGCCATCAACGTCATGCAGCTGCATTCCGCGCGTTCGGCGATCCTCGCCAGCGTGATCTTCAACGCGCTGATCATCGTCGCGCTGATCCCGCTCGCCCTCCGCGGCGTTCGCTACCGCCCGGCCAGGGCCTCGGTCATCCTCCGGCGCAACCTCGTCATCTACGGGGTCGGCGGGCTCGTCGTCCCCTTCATCGGAATCAAGGCCCTCGATCTCCTTCTCGTCGCCCTCGGAGTCATCTGA